One region of Endozoicomonas sp. Mp262 genomic DNA includes:
- the mnmC gene encoding bifunctional tRNA (5-methylaminomethyl-2-thiouridine)(34)-methyltransferase MnmD/FAD-dependent 5-carboxymethylaminomethyl-2-thiouridine(34) oxidoreductase MnmC has product MPNSSSTHATMNATLEWDDNGQPVSSQFDDVYFSKVSGIEETRYVFLDHNKLQERFSQLHRAKTPNQTFVIGETGFGTGLNFLCAWQLFEQHAPATGQLHFISTEKYPLSTRDLKKALSLWPELATYSHLLLEAYMPACQGFHHLIFAEGRIRLTLLVGDALNTLPGIEAKVNAWFLDGFAPSKNPGMWQPGLFRTLAEKSAENATYATFTAARMVRNGLQQAGFSIEKTPGFGRKRHMICGQLQQMPEQAVPQAVWNQIPSHHSPDRSAVVIGGGLAGTSCARSLAERGWKVTLLERHPQLATEASGNPQGILYAKLSANNTPLSQLVLQGYSFTLNRLRQLEKQHPGLQHPCGVIQLCTSESITRRYQQLHYQLPDEVLQLLNKKQLSSIAGLPIEHNGLYFPEAGWVSPPSVCQALVDHPHITVKTGVAIDELIKTTNNWLLKSQEQPFMTANTVIIAGGLSSIQLPQLSHLPIKGIRGQVTRVKATEHSSKLGSVVCGEGYVAPAWQQAHTLGATFDFHSDDLSVSDADHERNLTMQSAWLPSFTQALDEGRCQIEGGKAGFRSTTPDYLPLVGPIVDRKVFLNDFAPLRKNRKHPFSKAPEFLSGLYITAGHGSRGLITCPLAGEILAAMINGDPSPVPQDILAHLNPVRYLVRGLSRNEPPATTTQPK; this is encoded by the coding sequence ATGCCTAATAGCTCTTCTACCCATGCCACTATGAACGCCACCCTGGAATGGGATGATAACGGTCAGCCCGTGTCGAGCCAGTTTGACGATGTCTATTTCTCCAAAGTCTCAGGCATTGAAGAAACCCGTTATGTTTTTCTGGACCACAACAAACTTCAAGAGCGCTTTAGCCAACTACACAGGGCAAAGACCCCTAATCAAACCTTTGTAATCGGGGAAACAGGTTTTGGCACCGGCCTGAACTTTTTATGCGCCTGGCAATTGTTTGAACAACATGCGCCAGCAACAGGCCAGCTGCACTTTATTTCCACAGAGAAGTACCCACTAAGCACCCGTGACCTGAAAAAAGCCTTATCACTATGGCCCGAGCTTGCCACATACAGCCATTTGCTCCTTGAGGCCTATATGCCTGCTTGCCAGGGATTCCACCACCTGATATTTGCCGAAGGTCGCATCCGCCTGACCCTGCTTGTGGGAGACGCGCTGAACACCCTTCCCGGCATTGAAGCCAAAGTTAACGCCTGGTTTCTTGATGGTTTTGCCCCTTCCAAAAATCCGGGTATGTGGCAACCCGGATTATTCAGAACCCTGGCTGAGAAAAGTGCTGAAAATGCCACTTATGCCACGTTTACCGCTGCCAGAATGGTAAGGAATGGTCTCCAGCAAGCCGGATTTTCTATTGAGAAAACCCCGGGGTTTGGTCGAAAGCGCCATATGATTTGCGGCCAACTTCAGCAAATGCCAGAACAAGCAGTACCTCAGGCAGTATGGAACCAAATACCCAGTCACCATTCCCCTGACCGGAGTGCAGTTGTTATCGGTGGTGGCCTGGCAGGCACCAGTTGTGCACGCTCCCTTGCTGAACGGGGCTGGAAGGTCACGCTACTGGAACGGCACCCGCAGTTAGCCACTGAAGCCTCCGGCAACCCCCAGGGCATCCTCTACGCCAAGCTATCGGCAAATAACACTCCGCTAAGCCAACTGGTATTACAGGGCTATAGCTTTACACTCAACCGGTTAAGGCAATTGGAGAAACAGCATCCCGGCCTGCAACATCCCTGTGGGGTCATCCAGCTATGTACCTCTGAATCAATCACTCGCCGCTATCAACAGTTGCACTATCAGTTACCGGATGAGGTTCTGCAGTTACTGAATAAAAAGCAACTCTCCAGCATCGCCGGCTTGCCTATTGAGCATAACGGGCTGTATTTTCCTGAAGCCGGCTGGGTCAGTCCTCCCTCTGTTTGCCAGGCCCTGGTTGACCATCCCCATATTACGGTCAAAACCGGGGTGGCTATTGATGAGCTGATTAAAACCACTAATAACTGGCTATTAAAAAGCCAGGAACAGCCATTCATGACAGCGAATACCGTGATTATCGCTGGCGGATTATCCAGCATACAATTGCCCCAGTTATCCCACTTACCCATCAAGGGAATTCGCGGACAGGTCACCCGGGTTAAAGCCACTGAACACAGCAGCAAGCTTGGCAGCGTAGTCTGTGGTGAGGGTTATGTGGCACCGGCCTGGCAACAGGCCCATACCCTGGGAGCCACCTTTGATTTTCACTCGGACGACCTGTCGGTCAGTGATGCTGATCATGAACGAAACCTAACCATGCAATCAGCATGGCTACCGTCATTTACCCAGGCTCTTGATGAAGGCCGTTGTCAGATAGAAGGAGGAAAAGCAGGATTCCGTTCCACAACCCCCGACTATCTCCCTCTTGTTGGCCCCATTGTTGACAGGAAAGTCTTTTTGAATGACTTTGCACCACTAAGAAAAAACCGAAAGCACCCCTTTAGCAAGGCCCCTGAATTTCTCAGTGGACTCTATATAACCGCAGGGCATGGCTCCAGGGGACTGATCACCTGCCCGTTAGCAGGAGAAATTCTGGCAGCAATGATCAATGGGGACCCCAGTCCGGTTCCACAGGATATACTGGCTCACCTTAACCCTGTCAGATACCTTGTCAGGGGGTTATCCAGAAATGAGCCCCCGGCAACCACCACTCAGCCAAAATAA
- a CDS encoding tRNA-dihydrouridine synthase, giving the protein MHITLAPMEGVVDYLMRELLSEAGGLDLCVTEFVRITNTRLPSSTFYRLCPELRHGCTTRNQTPVHIQLLGNNPEMMALNAEKAAKMGALGVDLNFGCPARTVNKHKGGAVLLKEPELIHRIVKTIRQQVPESVPVTAKMRLGYDNTDLALENAHAIASAGASALAVHARTKVQAYRPPAHWQWLARIRESIGIPVIANGDIWTVEDARQIQKVSGCHRIMIGRGILRNPLLALQIKTDQAGLSQDHLWSQALPLLQGFVKKVMDFSHYPAQEHPYFITDTNRYITGRLKQWLGMMSKNSEQAMALFQQIKRLNCSQAISDRLFTS; this is encoded by the coding sequence ATGCATATAACCCTCGCCCCAATGGAGGGCGTCGTTGATTATTTGATGAGGGAACTTCTGTCAGAGGCAGGCGGCCTTGACCTCTGCGTCACAGAATTTGTCCGTATTACCAATACCAGACTCCCATCCTCCACCTTTTACCGGCTTTGTCCGGAGCTTCGTCATGGTTGCACCACCAGAAATCAAACTCCGGTTCATATTCAATTGCTGGGCAATAACCCGGAAATGATGGCTCTCAACGCAGAAAAAGCGGCCAAAATGGGAGCTTTGGGTGTTGATTTAAATTTCGGCTGTCCGGCTCGCACTGTTAATAAACATAAAGGGGGTGCTGTCCTGTTGAAAGAACCAGAGCTGATTCACCGCATTGTCAAAACCATCCGGCAACAAGTACCTGAATCAGTCCCGGTCACTGCAAAAATGCGCCTGGGTTATGATAATACGGATTTGGCCCTGGAAAATGCCCACGCCATCGCCAGCGCTGGCGCCTCCGCACTGGCGGTTCATGCCAGAACCAAAGTCCAGGCTTACCGTCCACCCGCCCACTGGCAGTGGCTTGCCCGTATCAGGGAAAGCATTGGTATCCCGGTGATTGCCAATGGTGATATCTGGACGGTGGAAGACGCCCGGCAAATCCAGAAAGTTTCGGGTTGTCACCGGATCATGATAGGGCGGGGAATTTTAAGAAACCCGTTATTGGCCCTACAGATCAAAACTGACCAGGCAGGCCTGTCCCAAGACCATCTCTGGAGCCAGGCTCTGCCCCTGCTGCAAGGATTTGTCAAAAAAGTAATGGATTTCAGCCATTATCCTGCGCAAGAGCATCCTTACTTTATTACCGACACCAACCGCTATATCACCGGCCGCCTCAAGCAGTGGCTGGGCATGATGAGTAAAAACTCTGAACAGGCTATGGCTCTATTCCAGCAAATAAAGCGACTAAACTGTTCCCAAGCCATTTCAGATAGACTTTTCACCTCCTGA
- a CDS encoding metallophosphoesterase has product MNKKIIHFPMNFNLFFSARRYATTFLLMICCLSLQAETIVSCPRGMQYQSATCYSVCPENYDQEGVYCRAQCRDGYSYNNLTSQCSKGFFGAFYTPDRKQRSIAYPSTCESTSFTRAVDTRADPEVFTLLIASDTQLPWGPPGRRSSADSELVFGKKSNHQQVEAMNAIQQVAHTHGGTNITGQWPNTSYVTRGGGAVTKPLGLILNGDLTAYWHDWQVDLYKQYYHTAATDEPGVANLKLKLFPGLGNHDYANNLNRGGQGCWWNRNLEYMALGYNGCAKNATHYIKTMVSCNGVPNFESNRVTSFDEGSLAYSFDIGRYHFIQLNNHPAYTASEIGITDAFEWLRRDLDSASRAGKYIVINFHDYGEHMGIYNPQFVNLMASNTKNVIAVFVGHVHQVWGHTYTVPRTNIPVFRSGAAEYNTFLLVQFGKDYMNVGVVSSLLGTPRFLNHSSQRNLKTWEYSDILN; this is encoded by the coding sequence ATGAATAAAAAAATAATACACTTCCCCATGAATTTTAACCTGTTCTTTAGTGCCCGGCGGTATGCCACCACATTTTTATTGATGATCTGTTGCCTGTCTCTACAGGCTGAAACCATTGTCAGCTGCCCCCGGGGAATGCAATACCAGTCCGCCACCTGTTATTCCGTTTGTCCGGAAAATTATGATCAGGAAGGGGTTTATTGCAGGGCGCAATGCCGGGATGGTTACAGTTATAATAACCTGACCAGCCAATGTTCAAAGGGCTTCTTTGGTGCTTTTTATACGCCGGATCGAAAACAGCGGAGCATTGCTTACCCCAGTACCTGTGAGTCCACGAGTTTTACCCGGGCAGTGGATACCCGTGCTGATCCGGAGGTTTTTACTTTGCTGATAGCCTCTGATACCCAGTTACCCTGGGGTCCTCCCGGTCGTCGTAGTTCAGCAGATTCAGAGCTGGTGTTTGGGAAAAAAAGCAATCACCAGCAAGTGGAGGCAATGAATGCCATTCAGCAGGTGGCTCACACCCATGGCGGTACCAATATTACCGGTCAGTGGCCAAATACATCCTACGTTACCAGGGGGGGAGGCGCTGTTACTAAACCGCTTGGTTTGATTTTGAATGGTGATTTGACCGCCTACTGGCATGACTGGCAGGTGGATCTCTATAAACAGTATTACCATACAGCGGCCACTGATGAGCCAGGTGTTGCCAATTTAAAACTAAAGTTATTTCCGGGGCTGGGTAACCATGACTATGCCAATAACCTGAATAGGGGGGGGCAGGGTTGCTGGTGGAACCGTAACCTGGAATATATGGCCCTTGGTTATAATGGCTGTGCTAAAAATGCCACCCATTATATTAAGACTATGGTGAGTTGTAATGGCGTACCTAACTTTGAAAGCAACAGGGTTACCAGTTTTGATGAGGGGAGTTTGGCTTACTCTTTTGATATCGGGCGTTATCATTTTATCCAGTTGAATAATCATCCCGCCTATACCGCTTCAGAAATAGGTATCACCGATGCTTTTGAATGGCTGCGACGGGATCTGGATAGTGCCTCACGGGCTGGTAAATATATCGTGATCAATTTCCATGATTATGGCGAGCATATGGGAATTTATAATCCCCAGTTTGTTAATTTGATGGCATCAAATACTAAAAATGTTATTGCGGTGTTTGTTGGTCATGTGCATCAGGTCTGGGGGCATACATACACAGTACCCCGCACCAATATACCGGTCTTTAGAAGTGGTGCTGCGGAGTATAATACGTTCTTGTTGGTCCAGTTTGGTAAGGACTATATGAATGTGGGGGTGGTTAGCAGTTTGCTGGGCACTCCCAGGTTTCTTAACCATAGTAGTCAGAGAAACTTAAAGACCTGGGAGTATTCAGATATTCTCAATTGA